A region of Aphanothece sacrum FPU1 DNA encodes the following proteins:
- a CDS encoding Uma2 family endonuclease: MVQQIIPQTNPDIIYPDSDGQPMADNTQQFRIIVTIKENLELLFADNPDVFIAGDLLWYPIQGNNKLRRAPDVMVAFGRPKGDRGSYKQWEENQIAPQVVFEILSPGNTLKEMGQKLEFYDRYGVEEYYIYDPDKVDLSGWIRQENRLSVIETMEGWISPRLSIRFEINQGNLQIFSPTGQMFLTYVELGKLKQAAEQRAEQEYQRAEQAEARVKELEEKLRELGQL, translated from the coding sequence ATGGTACAACAGATAATTCCCCAAACTAATCCCGATATTATCTATCCTGACAGTGACGGTCAACCCATGGCAGATAATACCCAACAATTTCGTATAATTGTCACAATTAAAGAGAATTTAGAGTTATTATTTGCTGATAACCCAGATGTTTTTATTGCTGGAGATTTGTTATGGTATCCCATTCAAGGCAATAATAAATTACGTCGTGCGCCCGATGTTATGGTAGCATTTGGTCGTCCTAAAGGTGACAGAGGTTCTTATAAACAATGGGAAGAAAATCAAATTGCGCCGCAGGTTGTGTTTGAAATTCTTTCTCCTGGTAATACTTTAAAGGAAATGGGACAAAAATTAGAGTTTTATGACCGTTATGGGGTAGAAGAATATTATATTTATGATCCTGATAAAGTGGATTTGAGTGGTTGGATAAGACAAGAAAATCGCCTCAGTGTTATTGAGACAATGGAAGGATGGATAAGTCCGCGTTTAAGTATTCGCTTTGAGATTAATCAGGGCAATTTACAGATATTTAGCCCAACAGGACAAATGTTTTTAACTTATGTGGAATTAGGAAAATTGAAACAAGCAGCAGAACAACGGGCCGAACAGGAATATCAACGCGCTGAACAAGCAGAGGCAAGAGTTAAAGAATTAGAGGAAAAATTACGAGAATTAGGTCAATTATAA
- the zds gene encoding 9,9'-di-cis-zeta-carotene desaturase, translating to MRVAIVGAGLAGMATAIDLVDAGCEVEIFESRPFIGGKVGSWVDNDGNHIEMGLHVFFGCYYNLFELMTKVGAIDNLRLKQHTHTFINQGGKIGELDFRFLTGAPFNGLKAFFTTSQLSTVDKLANSLALGISPIVRGLIDFEGAMKTIRELDSISFADWFRNHGGNNGSLKRMWNPIAYALGFIDTENISARCMLTIFLFFATKTEASVLRMLEGSPHEYLHKPIINYLENRGVKIHTRRQVRDILFEEKDHQINVTGMIIAQGETEENVTADAYVCACDVPGIQRLIPEKWRQYSLFDNIYKLEAVPVATVQLRFDGWVTELNNPQQRKQLEKAAGIDNLLYTSDADFSCFSDLALSSPADYYRQGEGSLLQLVLTPGDPFIKQSNEAIAHHVLNQVHELFPSSRELNMTWYNVVKLAQSLYREAPGMDVYRPSQDTPIPNFFLAGSYTQQDYIDSMEGATISGKKAAKVILEKAEQLKGNPETSTIR from the coding sequence ATGCGAGTTGCGATTGTTGGTGCAGGGTTAGCCGGAATGGCTACCGCGATAGACTTAGTGGATGCAGGTTGCGAAGTCGAAATCTTTGAATCTCGCCCCTTTATTGGCGGAAAAGTCGGTAGTTGGGTAGATAATGACGGTAATCATATTGAAATGGGGTTGCACGTCTTTTTTGGTTGCTATTACAATCTATTTGAGTTAATGACAAAAGTAGGTGCAATTGATAATTTACGTCTCAAACAACATACCCACACCTTTATTAACCAAGGAGGAAAAATCGGAGAATTAGACTTTCGCTTTCTGACTGGGGCCCCATTTAACGGGTTAAAAGCCTTTTTTACTACCTCTCAACTGTCTACCGTCGATAAACTCGCTAATTCTTTGGCCTTGGGTATTAGTCCCATTGTTCGGGGTTTAATTGATTTTGAGGGGGCCATGAAAACCATCCGAGAACTTGATTCTATCAGTTTTGCTGATTGGTTTCGTAATCATGGAGGTAACAACGGAAGTCTTAAACGGATGTGGAACCCCATCGCTTATGCCTTGGGATTTATTGATACAGAAAATATTTCCGCCCGTTGTATGTTGACAATTTTCCTCTTTTTTGCTACTAAAACTGAAGCTTCAGTATTACGGATGTTAGAAGGTTCTCCTCACGAATATTTACATAAACCTATTATTAATTATCTTGAAAATAGAGGGGTAAAAATTCATACTCGGCGGCAAGTTAGAGACATTTTATTTGAAGAAAAAGACCATCAAATTAATGTAACAGGCATGATTATTGCTCAAGGAGAAACAGAAGAAAACGTTACGGCTGATGCTTATGTTTGTGCTTGTGATGTGCCAGGAATTCAACGATTAATCCCTGAAAAATGGCGACAATATTCTCTGTTTGATAATATTTATAAACTGGAAGCGGTTCCCGTTGCTACTGTACAATTAAGATTTGATGGTTGGGTCACAGAATTAAATAATCCTCAACAACGAAAACAATTAGAAAAAGCCGCCGGAATTGATAATTTATTGTATACATCCGATGCGGATTTTTCTTGCTTTTCTGATTTAGCATTAAGTAGTCCTGCCGATTATTATAGACAAGGAGAAGGCTCATTATTACAATTAGTTTTGACTCCTGGTGATCCTTTTATTAAACAAAGTAATGAAGCGATCGCCCATCATGTTTTAAACCAAGTTCATGAACTTTTCCCCTCATCACGGGAATTAAATATGACTTGGTATAATGTGGTAAAATTAGCTCAATCTCTCTATAGAGAAGCCCCAGGTATGGACGTTTACCGTCCCTCCCAAGACACACCTATCCCGAATTTCTTCTTAGCTGGAAGTTACACCCAACAGGATTATATTGATAGTATGGAAGGAGCAACCATTTCAGGAAAAAAAGCAGCTAAAGTTATTTTAGAGAAAGCAGAACAACTGAAAGGAAACCCCGAAACTTCAACAATTCGTTAA
- a CDS encoding SRPBCC family protein, with the protein MSNWLEHSVQIEVNVPIDLVWNLWSDLEQMPRWMKWIDSVKILEENPELSRWKLASSGFEFTWLSKILKIVPHQIIQWESVDGLPNRGAIRFYDRQNSSIVRLTVAYDIPGWIGKIMDNLFLGKIVESTIMADLERFREYAIKAQSK; encoded by the coding sequence ATGTCAAACTGGTTAGAACATAGCGTACAAATTGAAGTCAATGTCCCCATAGATTTAGTCTGGAATCTGTGGTCAGACCTTGAACAAATGCCTCGTTGGATGAAGTGGATTGATTCAGTTAAGATATTAGAAGAAAATCCCGAATTATCTCGTTGGAAACTAGCTAGTAGTGGCTTTGAATTTACTTGGTTATCTAAAATATTAAAAATTGTTCCTCATCAAATTATTCAATGGGAATCAGTGGATGGATTGCCCAATCGAGGAGCAATTCGCTTTTATGATCGTCAAAATAGTAGTATTGTGCGTCTAACTGTGGCTTATGATATTCCAGGGTGGATAGGAAAAATTATGGATAATCTATTTTTGGGCAAAATTGTAGAGTCTACAATTATGGCAGATTTAGAAAGATTTCGGGAGTATGCGATCAAAGCTCAATCTAAGTAA
- a CDS encoding DUF2949 domain-containing protein, translated as MNAQSQPQLIEFLRNQLAIPTDSLKMAVRYTESSVGSLPMVLWQYGFIDINQLEEVFNWLESPNRS; from the coding sequence ATGAATGCTCAATCTCAACCCCAACTAATCGAGTTTTTACGTAATCAATTAGCAATTCCTACTGATTCTTTAAAAATGGCAGTACGGTATACGGAATCTTCTGTTGGTTCCCTGCCTATGGTACTTTGGCAATATGGATTTATAGATATCAATCAGTTAGAAGAAGTTTTTAATTGGTTAGAATCCCCAAATAGAAGTTAG